In Buchananella sp. 14KM1171, the genomic stretch GAGGTGTCAGCGGACAGGCGACGCGTACGGCGGGAGGACTTGTGCTCCAGCAGGTGGCGCTTGCCGGCCTGCTCGCGCATGATCTTGCCGCTGCCGGTCACGCGGAAGCGCTTCTTGGCACCGGAGTGCGTCTTCATCTTGGGCATTGTTTGTCCTTTACTTCCGGCCCCCAGGGAAACCCGGGCGGCTCATCTTCAGTCTTCGGTGGCGGCTGCCTGCTCGGCGGCCTGACGCTCCGCCTGCTCGCGCTCGCGCTTGCGGCGCTGCTCCGAGCGGGCGGACTGCTTCTTCTTCAGCGGCCCCAGCACCATGGTCATGTTGCGTCCGTCCTGACGCGGCATGGACTCCACGGTGCC encodes the following:
- the rpmI gene encoding 50S ribosomal protein L35, which produces MPKMKTHSGAKKRFRVTGSGKIMREQAGKRHLLEHKSSRRTRRLSADTSVAQADLKAVKRLLGK